A part of Myxococcales bacterium genomic DNA contains:
- the thiS gene encoding sulfur carrier protein ThiS gives MKITLNGNEKDISDEIVLSALLSEIGIDERGTAVAINGEIVSKKTFHEKKINAGDRIDLLRAIGGG, from the coding sequence ATGAAGATAACCTTGAATGGAAACGAAAAGGATATCTCCGACGAAATCGTCCTATCCGCCCTCCTTTCCGAAATCGGGATCGATGAAAGAGGGACGGCAGTGGCTATAAATGGTGAAATCGTCTCAAAAAAAACATTCCACGAAAAAAAGATTAATGCAGGGGACAGAATCGATCTTCTGCGCGCGATCGGAGGGGGATGA